GCCCGTCGCAGAGTAGAATGAGCCGAACAGGGAGGCGGCGTGATGTGATGAAGAAATTTTTCTCCGTACTGCTCACCATCCTTCTCGTCCTTCTCGAAACGTATCCCTTAGCCTGGCTCTTGCTTTCCTCTGTAAAAGCACCCCATGAGTTCACGACACGACCCATCTACGCTCTTCCCACCGAAATATGGGGGGAGAACTACCGAAGAGCCTGGACAGAGGGAAAAGTAGGAACTTACTTTTACAACAGCATCATAGCAACTTTTCCTTCGCTTTTCTTCGTCCTCCTTCTTGGAACTATGGCAGCCTTCGGTATCGAAATCCTGCGCTGGCACCTTAAAAATACCATTCTTCTCGTTTTTCTAGCTGGGATCATGATTCCTGTCCAGATGCTTCTTCTGCCTCTTTTCGTCCTCTACCACCGTATGAACTTACTCGATACGCGATTGGCTCTCATTCTTACTTATGTGGCCTATGGCCTCCCCCTTACGGTGTTTTTCATGAGCAGCTATTTCCAGGCCCTACCTCGAGAGATTCTCGAAGCTGCCATACTCGATGGAGCTACCATCCCTCAGATTTTCTCCCGGATAGCCCTTCCCATAGCCGCTAATGCCATTTTCACGCTGGCTATGGTGCAATTCTTCTTCATCTGGAACGATCTGATCTTTTCTTTAACCTTCATAAGCAAAACAGAACTGCGAACTATTCAGACAGGGCTCCTCAACTTTGCAGGACGATTTGGCCAAATCGAGTGGGGGCCAACATTTGCAGCAATTTCCCTTGCCGTTATTCCTACCTTTCTCGTCTATCTCTTTTTAAGTCGCCTCATCATGGAAGGTCTTACCGCTGGAGCATTAAAGGGGTGAGGGAAAATGGGCGCAAAAGAAGGAACTCGCTTTCTCTACATTTCAGGCTTGCGTTTTGAACACTACAGGGAGCCACTGGGCATTCGTCACAATCGTCCTCGCTTATCTTGGACGGTGGCCACTTCTATTCCTGCATGGCAACAAAAGGCATACCAGGTAAGAGCTTACGACGAAGCCCACCAACTTCGGTACGAGACGGACTGGATTATTTCTAATCAGTCAGTGCTCGTCCCTTGGCCCTTTGCACCTCTAAAGTCCCGAGAACGTCTGCTCGTCCAAGTACGTGTACGCGGAGAAGATGGAACGATTTCTCCTTGGAGCGAATGCTTTTTCGTTGAAGCCGGGCTTTTGCATCCTGAGGATTGGAAAGCTTGCTTCATTACTCCCTCGTGGGAAGAGGACACCTCGCATTCTCAACCCTGTCCTTTCCTGCGTCGGGAATTCATGCTTTCCAAGAGAGCCATTCGTGCCCGCTTGTATGCAACCGCTCTGGGAGTATACGAGGCATACCTTAACGGCAAAGTGGTTGGAGACCATGTCCTCCCTCCCGGTTGGACAAGTTACCACCACCTTCTGTGCTATCAAACCTTTGACGTAACGACCTTACTCCGCATAGGGCCCAATGCTATAGGAGCCATCCTGGGTGACGGATGGTATCGTGGACGATTAGGGTTTGGAGGAGGGAGACGAAACATTTACGGTGATCGTCTGGCATTTCTGGCTCAACTTGAGGTAACCTACGAGGATGGAACCGTGGAAATTATCACTACTGACGAACACTGGCGAGCAACTACTGGACCTATACTTGCGAGTGACCTCTACGACGGAGAAATTTACGATGCTCGCCTCGAGCTCAAGGGATGGTCCGAACCTGGATACGACGACCAAGAATGGAGAAAGGTACGCATCATTCCTTTTGATTTATCGCGCCTTGTTGCCCCATTAAGTCCACCAGTGCGTCGAGTAGAATTCCGTTCTCCTTCCCGGATTTTTCTCTCCCCTTCTGGGCGTACCATTGTAGACTTTGGGCAGAACTTAGTGGGAAGGGTACGTAT
This Candidatus Caldatribacterium sp. DNA region includes the following protein-coding sequences:
- a CDS encoding carbohydrate ABC transporter permease yields the protein MSRTGRRRDVMKKFFSVLLTILLVLLETYPLAWLLLSSVKAPHEFTTRPIYALPTEIWGENYRRAWTEGKVGTYFYNSIIATFPSLFFVLLLGTMAAFGIEILRWHLKNTILLVFLAGIMIPVQMLLLPLFVLYHRMNLLDTRLALILTYVAYGLPLTVFFMSSYFQALPREILEAAILDGATIPQIFSRIALPIAANAIFTLAMVQFFFIWNDLIFSLTFISKTELRTIQTGLLNFAGRFGQIEWGPTFAAISLAVIPTFLVYLFLSRLIMEGLTAGALKG